A window of the Candidatus Rokuibacteriota bacterium genome harbors these coding sequences:
- a CDS encoding amidase, with protein sequence MSTEVHDLSIAELSGLIAARKLSPVELVDALIRRVEAFDAQTQAFITRTFDLARRQARQAEAEIATGKYRGALHGIPFALKDIYDTQGILTSGHSRVFINRIPSEDATATTRLYDAGAILLGKLATHEMAHAGPSFDLPWPPARNPWNLARFTGGSSSGSGAAVAAGLVPVALGSDTGGSIRGPASLCGVVGLMPTFGLVSRAGVITNSYTFDHCGPLARTVDDCALVLEALAGYDPKDAGSLQRPIPPYRQALGQDLRGLRIGVLRHHWEEDIPASEDVRRAMDAALDVLRRLGALLEECRVRPLGSYFDVKIIIAESEIFSVHQKNLVSRPKDFGANFLSRVLPSVLFTAHDYVQATREHRRMMVEMEPVYAKFDAFVTAGMGEAPALADYRSVSFWQKPSPLTAWNVTGQPVLALPNGFGRNGLPLGMQVVGRPFGETTILRIGQAYERATEWHTRRPQLVPGTVAPDVVPPPVLSVPDGRADAQTRDLCVQGARRAGLRLDDLMLAQLLEGAPYALDMVRRLRRDHDIHHEPANVFSFPAADH encoded by the coding sequence ATGTCCACAGAAGTCCACGACCTCTCTATAGCCGAGCTCTCGGGGCTGATCGCGGCGCGCAAGCTGTCGCCCGTGGAGCTGGTCGACGCGCTGATCCGTCGCGTCGAGGCATTCGACGCGCAGACGCAGGCGTTCATCACGCGCACCTTCGACCTGGCCCGCCGTCAGGCCCGGCAGGCCGAGGCCGAGATCGCGACGGGCAAGTACCGCGGCGCGCTCCACGGCATCCCCTTCGCGCTCAAGGACATCTACGACACGCAAGGCATCCTCACCTCCGGCCACTCGCGGGTCTTCATCAATCGGATCCCGTCGGAGGATGCCACCGCGACGACCCGGCTCTACGACGCCGGCGCCATCCTGTTAGGAAAACTGGCCACGCATGAGATGGCGCACGCGGGGCCCTCGTTCGATCTGCCCTGGCCTCCGGCGCGGAACCCGTGGAACCTCGCCCGCTTCACAGGCGGCTCGTCGAGCGGATCGGGCGCCGCCGTCGCGGCCGGCTTGGTTCCGGTGGCCCTCGGCTCCGACACCGGTGGATCGATCCGCGGCCCGGCGTCCCTCTGCGGCGTCGTCGGACTCATGCCGACGTTCGGGCTGGTGAGCCGGGCGGGCGTGATCACCAACTCCTACACGTTCGATCACTGCGGGCCGCTCGCGCGGACCGTGGACGATTGCGCGCTGGTGCTGGAGGCCCTCGCCGGCTACGACCCGAAGGATGCGGGGAGCCTCCAGCGGCCGATCCCTCCGTACCGTCAGGCGCTCGGCCAGGATCTGCGCGGGCTCAGGATCGGCGTCCTGCGTCACCACTGGGAGGAGGACATTCCGGCGTCCGAGGACGTGCGCCGGGCCATGGACGCCGCGCTCGATGTCCTGCGCCGGCTCGGCGCCCTACTCGAGGAATGCCGCGTGCGGCCGCTCGGCAGCTACTTCGATGTCAAGATCATCATCGCCGAGAGCGAGATCTTCAGCGTCCACCAGAAGAACCTGGTCTCCCGGCCCAAGGACTTCGGCGCCAACTTTCTCTCGCGCGTGCTGCCGTCCGTGCTCTTTACCGCCCACGACTACGTCCAGGCCACGCGCGAGCATCGGCGGATGATGGTGGAGATGGAGCCGGTCTATGCAAAGTTCGACGCCTTCGTCACCGCCGGCATGGGCGAGGCCCCGGCGCTGGCGGACTACCGCAGCGTGTCGTTCTGGCAGAAGCCGAGCCCGCTCACCGCCTGGAACGTAACCGGCCAGCCCGTCCTGGCGCTTCCCAACGGATTTGGAAGAAACGGCCTCCCGCTCGGCATGCAGGTGGTCGGCCGGCCATTCGGTGAGACGACGATCCTGCGCATCGGCCAGGCCTACGAGCGCGCCACGGAGTGGCACACGCGGCGCCCCCAGCTCGTGCCTGGGACGGTAGCGCCGGACGTCGTCCCTCCGCCGGTTCTCTCAGTGCCCGACGGCCGGGCCGACGCCCAAACGCGCGATCTCTGCGTGCAAGGCGCCCGGCGGGCGGGCCTGCGGCTCGACGATCTGATGCTGGCCCAGCTCCTGGAGGGAGCGCCGTACGCGCTGGACATGGTGCGGCGCCTCCGCCGCGACCACGACATTCACCACGAGCCCGCGAACGTCTTCAGCTTTCCTGCGGCCGACCACTAA
- the leuC gene encoding 3-isopropylmalate dehydratase large subunit, translating to MARTLLDKVWEAHSVRTLPSGQTQLLIGLHLIHEVTTPQAFQMLKDLKLKVRMPERTFGTLDHIIPTTDQRRPYADPEAEEMAAHMYRNIKEFGLPLFDMATGKQGIVHVIGPELGLSQPGMTIACGDSHTSTHGAVGAIAFGIGTTQVRDILATQCLSMAKPKLRQVRVEGVLAKGVYAKDVILAIIGTLGVKGGVGYAYEYAGDTIDRMTMEERLTLCNMSIEGGARFGYVNPDATTIEYLRGRPYAPQGAAFDRAAAWWKTIATEPGAAFDDVKHLDGGAIEPVVTWGINPGMSVGVSEKIPAPEDQPEAERPTFREALAHMGFAAGQPIKGAKIDVAFVGSCTNGRLSDLRIAAEVAKKGKVASHVRALIVPGSQQVAKAAEAEGLHEIFLAAGFQWRKAGCSMCLGMNEDKLQGREMSASSSNRNFIGRQGSPTGRTLLMSPAMVAAAAITGAVTDVREILK from the coding sequence ATGGCACGCACACTGCTCGACAAGGTATGGGAAGCGCACTCGGTCCGGACCCTGCCGTCCGGCCAGACCCAGCTCCTGATCGGCCTGCACCTCATCCACGAGGTGACGACGCCGCAGGCCTTCCAGATGCTCAAGGATCTCAAGCTCAAGGTGCGTATGCCCGAGCGGACCTTCGGCACGCTCGACCACATCATCCCGACGACCGACCAACGCCGCCCCTACGCCGACCCCGAGGCAGAGGAGATGGCGGCGCACATGTACCGGAACATCAAGGAGTTCGGTCTGCCGCTCTTCGACATGGCGACCGGCAAGCAGGGCATCGTGCACGTGATCGGGCCTGAGCTGGGCCTCAGCCAGCCGGGCATGACCATCGCCTGCGGCGACAGCCACACGTCCACCCACGGCGCCGTCGGCGCCATCGCCTTCGGCATCGGGACGACCCAGGTTCGCGACATTCTGGCGACCCAGTGCCTCTCCATGGCCAAGCCCAAGCTGCGCCAGGTGCGGGTGGAGGGCGTGCTCGCCAAGGGCGTCTACGCCAAGGACGTGATCCTCGCCATCATCGGCACGCTCGGCGTGAAGGGCGGCGTGGGCTACGCCTACGAGTACGCCGGGGACACCATCGACCGCATGACCATGGAAGAGCGCCTCACCCTCTGCAACATGTCCATCGAGGGCGGCGCGCGCTTCGGCTACGTCAATCCCGACGCGACCACCATCGAGTACCTCCGCGGCCGGCCCTATGCGCCGCAGGGCGCGGCATTCGACCGCGCGGCCGCGTGGTGGAAGACGATCGCGACCGAGCCGGGCGCCGCGTTCGACGACGTCAAGCACCTCGACGGCGGGGCCATCGAGCCCGTGGTGACGTGGGGCATCAATCCGGGCATGTCGGTGGGCGTCAGCGAAAAGATCCCGGCGCCCGAGGACCAGCCCGAGGCCGAGCGGCCCACCTTCCGCGAGGCGCTCGCGCACATGGGCTTCGCGGCGGGCCAGCCGATCAAGGGCGCGAAGATCGACGTGGCGTTCGTGGGCTCGTGCACCAACGGCCGCCTCTCCGATCTTCGGATCGCCGCCGAGGTGGCGAAAAAGGGCAAGGTCGCAAGCCACGTCCGCGCGCTCATCGTGCCCGGCTCGCAGCAGGTCGCCAAAGCCGCCGAGGCCGAGGGCCTGCACGAGATCTTCCTGGCCGCGGGCTTTCAGTGGCGCAAGGCCGGCTGCTCGATGTGCCTCGGCATGAACGAGGACAAGCTGCAGGGGCGCGAGATGAGCGCGTCGTCCAGCAACCGCAACTTCATCGGGCGGCAGGGCAGCCCCACGGGGCGCACCCTGCTCATGAGCCCGGCCATGGTCGCCGCTGCCGCCATCACCGGCGCCGTCACCGACGTAAGGGAGATCCTGAAATGA
- a CDS encoding aldolase/citrate lyase family protein — translation MKIRPNRVKQQLAAGKVATIVAGTNEPDLIDQLGPLGVDGIWLEGEHGGVDFADLGNLTRACDLWGVTSVVRVMDNDYATIYRTLDRGAQGIVVPHVNTRAEAKAAVEAAKFAPLGKRGMFTSRQGFAVDDYLKTANDQSLLIVLIEDIVAVNNLDEILAVDHIDVFFVAPNDLATSMGHIGNMGHPEVQQTVDEAITKIVRSGHVAGTLVNSGNVERYTRLGVRAVMTSFFPWIQAGAKDLIERAAEGAQG, via the coding sequence GTGAAGATCCGACCGAATCGCGTGAAGCAGCAGCTCGCCGCTGGGAAGGTCGCCACGATCGTGGCCGGCACCAATGAACCGGATCTGATCGATCAACTCGGCCCGCTGGGCGTGGACGGCATCTGGCTGGAGGGCGAGCACGGCGGCGTCGACTTTGCCGACCTCGGCAATCTGACGCGGGCCTGCGACCTCTGGGGCGTGACCTCGGTCGTTCGGGTGATGGACAACGACTACGCCACGATCTACCGCACGCTCGATCGGGGCGCCCAGGGCATCGTGGTGCCGCACGTCAACACCCGCGCCGAGGCCAAGGCGGCCGTCGAGGCCGCGAAGTTCGCGCCGCTCGGCAAGCGCGGCATGTTCACGAGCCGGCAGGGCTTCGCCGTGGACGACTATCTCAAGACCGCCAACGACCAGAGCCTGCTGATCGTCCTGATCGAGGATATCGTCGCCGTCAACAACCTCGACGAGATCCTCGCGGTAGACCACATCGACGTTTTCTTCGTGGCGCCGAACGACCTGGCGACCTCCATGGGCCACATCGGCAACATGGGCCACCCGGAAGTCCAGCAGACGGTGGACGAGGCGATCACGAAGATCGTCCGGTCCGGCCACGTGGCCGGTACCCTCGTGAACTCCGGCAACGTGGAGCGCTACACGCGCCTGGGCGTGCGCGCGGTGATGACCAGCTTCTTCCCCTGG